In one Thermosipho ferrireducens genomic region, the following are encoded:
- the serS gene encoding serine--tRNA ligase, which translates to MIDIKLLRKNPEIFKEALSKRNTSSDVISKILKLDKEWRELTTKVNELKAKRNTLSKLVAKAKAEKNESEAKRIIDESKEIGEKIKQVEEKQRLIEDEIETLALNIPNIPHESVPYGKDENENIVVRTWGTPRKFDFTPKAHWDLGPELGLMDFERAAKLSGARFAVMYGWLARLERALVQFMLDVHIKEHGYTEVWLPHLVKRDVMLWTGKLPKFEEEAYLIEKDDLFLIPTAEVPLVALHAEEILAEKELPKKYVAYTPSYRREAGSYGKDVRGIIRQHQFDKVELVWITTPETSFEDLETLTENAEKILQLLKLPYRVVSLCTGDLGFAAAKTYDLEVWLPSYNDYKEVSSCSNDTDFQSRRANIRYRGSDNKLHFTHTLNGSGLAIGRTLVAVIENYQNPDGSITVPEVLVPYMGTERIP; encoded by the coding sequence ATGATAGATATTAAACTTTTAAGAAAAAATCCAGAAATATTTAAAGAAGCTTTAAGTAAGCGGAACACGAGTAGTGATGTAATCAGCAAAATATTAAAATTAGACAAAGAGTGGCGCGAACTTACCACAAAAGTCAATGAACTAAAAGCAAAACGAAACACCCTCTCAAAATTGGTTGCCAAAGCAAAAGCCGAAAAAAATGAATCAGAAGCAAAAAGAATTATTGATGAAAGTAAAGAAATAGGAGAAAAAATAAAACAGGTAGAAGAAAAGCAACGACTAATCGAAGATGAAATAGAAACACTTGCTTTAAATATTCCTAACATTCCGCACGAAAGTGTGCCTTATGGAAAAGACGAAAATGAAAACATTGTTGTTAGAACATGGGGGACTCCCAGAAAATTTGATTTTACTCCAAAAGCCCACTGGGACTTAGGTCCTGAGCTTGGTCTTATGGATTTTGAACGCGCTGCTAAATTAAGTGGAGCAAGATTCGCTGTCATGTATGGTTGGCTTGCTCGCCTTGAAAGAGCTTTAGTTCAATTTATGTTAGATGTTCACATAAAAGAACATGGATACACAGAAGTCTGGCTCCCACATCTTGTAAAAAGAGACGTAATGCTCTGGACCGGTAAATTACCAAAATTTGAAGAAGAAGCGTATCTTATAGAAAAAGATGATTTATTCTTAATCCCAACAGCTGAAGTGCCTTTAGTTGCCCTTCACGCAGAAGAAATATTGGCGGAAAAAGAACTGCCAAAAAAATACGTAGCTTACACCCCATCCTATCGTAGAGAGGCAGGCAGTTATGGAAAAGACGTAAGAGGAATAATTAGACAACATCAATTTGATAAAGTTGAGCTTGTATGGATTACCACACCAGAAACTTCTTTTGAAGACCTGGAAACATTAACTGAAAATGCAGAAAAAATATTGCAATTACTGAAACTCCCTTATAGAGTCGTCTCTTTGTGTACAGGGGATCTTGGATTTGCAGCTGCTAAAACGTACGATCTGGAAGTCTGGTTACCATCTTATAATGATTATAAAGAAGTTTCTTCATGTAGCAATGACACTGATTTTCAGTCACGGCGAGCAAATATAAGATACCGAGGCTCAGACAACAAACTCCACTTCACACACACATTAAATGGTTCCGGACTCGCCATTGGAAGGACACTTGTCGCTGTAATTGAAAACTATCAAAATCCTGACGGCTCAATTACAGTTCCAGAAGTACTCGTACCTTATATGGGAACAGAAAGAATACCTTAA
- the leuS gene encoding leucine--tRNA ligase: MKEYTPAKIEQKWQKIWEEEKMFETPQFSDKDKYYVLVMFPYPSGTLHVGHVKNYVIGDIVARYKKMKGFNVLHPFGYDAFGLPAENAAIKNRIHPEDWTLKNIETIRNQIKKIGISYDWNREIKTCSEDYYKWTQWLFLKLYEKGLAYKKKGAVNWCPSCQTVLANEQVKDGKCERCGTEVTIKHLEQWYFKITEYAERLLKDIEKLKGWPEHVKTMQKNWIGKSVGAEIDFPVKDLDMKIRVFTTRPDTLWGVTFMALAPESPLVELLVTDDRKEGLEKFLKKVSLEDRFKRTSTEAEKEGYFLGRYAINPVNGEHIPIYVANYILYEYGTGAIMAVPAHDQRDFEFARKYNLPIRVVIDNPEKHLEPDTMNGAYESDGIMINSGPFDGINNKEAIDKITKYLEEKGIGKKSVQYKLRDWLISRQRYWGAPIPIIYCDECGTVPVPEKDLPVKLPKNVEFLPTGKSPLLSNQQFINTVCPKCGKPAKRDVDTMDTFVDSSWYYLRYINPRLDDMAFKTEDVNYWLPVDQYIGGVEHAVLHLLYSRFITKVLYDLGYVNFEEPFTNLFTQGMIYKDGWKMSKSKGNVVSPDDMILKYGADTLRTYILFMAPPEKDAEWSEAGIEGVHRFLKRLWNNFYTILPAIKEETSENVLVKNKAEKELRRKLHQSIKKITEDIEGGFKFNTAIAGLMEFNNHLSEYLNSTPQNEWNVPLLKEIGENLCLILSPFAPHMAEEMWHDLGKSTFIVKENWPSYDKNALEIDEITIVVQINGKVRGKVVVPANETEENIKKAALQNPKIASYTKNKQIIKIIFVPNKLMNIVVK; this comes from the coding sequence ATGAAAGAATACACACCCGCAAAAATAGAACAAAAATGGCAAAAAATTTGGGAAGAAGAGAAAATGTTTGAAACTCCTCAGTTTTCTGATAAAGATAAATACTATGTTCTTGTAATGTTTCCTTATCCTTCTGGCACATTACACGTTGGACACGTTAAAAATTATGTAATAGGAGATATAGTAGCCAGATACAAAAAAATGAAAGGATTTAACGTGCTTCATCCTTTCGGCTATGACGCTTTTGGACTTCCAGCAGAAAATGCCGCTATAAAAAATAGAATCCATCCTGAAGACTGGACATTAAAAAACATCGAAACAATAAGAAATCAGATCAAAAAGATAGGTATAAGTTATGACTGGAATAGAGAAATTAAAACTTGCTCTGAAGATTATTATAAATGGACACAATGGCTATTTTTAAAACTTTATGAGAAAGGGCTCGCATATAAGAAAAAAGGTGCAGTAAATTGGTGCCCCAGCTGTCAAACAGTTTTAGCAAATGAACAGGTTAAAGACGGAAAATGTGAAAGATGCGGCACAGAAGTTACAATAAAACATTTAGAGCAGTGGTATTTTAAAATAACAGAGTATGCGGAAAGACTATTAAAAGATATAGAAAAGCTCAAAGGATGGCCTGAACACGTTAAAACAATGCAAAAAAATTGGATAGGAAAAAGTGTCGGAGCAGAAATTGATTTTCCGGTAAAGGATCTTGATATGAAAATCAGAGTTTTTACAACACGACCGGATACACTCTGGGGAGTTACTTTTATGGCTCTGGCTCCTGAATCACCCCTCGTTGAACTTTTAGTAACCGACGACAGAAAAGAAGGGCTTGAAAAATTTCTAAAAAAGGTATCCCTTGAAGATAGATTTAAACGCACAAGTACAGAGGCTGAAAAAGAAGGATATTTTCTGGGAAGATATGCTATTAACCCCGTTAACGGAGAACACATACCTATTTATGTTGCGAACTACATACTTTATGAATACGGCACAGGCGCTATAATGGCAGTGCCTGCACATGATCAAAGAGATTTTGAATTTGCAAGAAAATATAATTTACCAATTAGAGTGGTTATAGATAATCCAGAAAAACACCTTGAACCAGATACCATGAATGGTGCATATGAAAGTGATGGCATAATGATTAACTCTGGGCCTTTTGATGGAATTAATAATAAAGAAGCTATAGATAAAATTACAAAATATCTTGAAGAAAAGGGAATTGGAAAAAAAAGTGTTCAATACAAATTAAGAGACTGGCTCATATCAAGGCAAAGATATTGGGGCGCACCTATACCTATAATTTACTGTGATGAGTGTGGAACAGTACCCGTGCCTGAAAAAGACTTACCCGTAAAACTTCCGAAAAATGTGGAGTTTTTGCCTACAGGTAAATCTCCGCTGCTTTCAAATCAACAATTTATAAACACAGTTTGCCCTAAATGTGGAAAACCCGCAAAACGTGATGTAGATACAATGGATACTTTTGTAGATAGTTCCTGGTATTACCTGAGATATATAAATCCTCGCCTCGATGATATGGCTTTCAAAACTGAAGATGTGAACTACTGGCTCCCGGTAGATCAGTATATAGGAGGCGTTGAACATGCAGTGCTCCATTTGCTCTATTCTCGATTTATTACAAAAGTACTTTATGATTTAGGTTATGTGAATTTTGAAGAACCTTTCACCAACCTTTTCACCCAAGGTATGATTTACAAAGATGGGTGGAAAATGAGTAAATCAAAGGGGAATGTAGTTTCTCCAGATGATATGATATTAAAGTATGGAGCCGATACGTTAAGAACTTACATCTTATTCATGGCGCCTCCTGAAAAAGATGCCGAATGGAGTGAAGCTGGAATAGAAGGGGTTCACAGATTTTTAAAAAGGCTCTGGAATAACTTCTATACCATTCTTCCTGCAATAAAAGAAGAAACTTCAGAAAATGTCTTGGTCAAAAATAAAGCAGAAAAAGAGCTCAGAAGAAAGCTTCACCAATCGATAAAGAAAATAACAGAAGACATAGAAGGAGGCTTTAAATTCAACACAGCAATCGCCGGTCTCATGGAATTTAATAATCATTTAAGTGAATATTTAAACAGCACGCCACAAAACGAATGGAATGTTCCTTTATTAAAAGAAATAGGGGAAAATCTCTGTTTAATACTTTCACCATTTGCTCCTCATATGGCAGAAGAAATGTGGCATGATTTAGGAAAATCAACCTTTATAGTTAAAGAAAATTGGCCGTCTTATGATAAAAATGCACTGGAAATTGATGAAATTACTATAGTAGTACAGATAAACGGAAAAGTTCGTGGCAAAGTAGTTGTGCCTGCTAATGAAACAGAAGAAAATATCAAAAAGGCTGCTCTTCAAAATCCTAAAATAGCTTCATATACTAAAAATAAGCAGATTATAAAAATAATATTTGTACCAAATAAACTCATGAATATCGTTGTTAAATAA
- a CDS encoding 16S rRNA (uracil(1498)-N(3))-methyltransferase, with the protein MPNIFFGNTKYDIIYFDKHETEHLKVLRIKLDDIVECTDGKGNLYKVKIKKIGKKESFGEIVESKYVGNKVNIKLTFFAPAGRWERLRWLLEKSVELGVDKIYIMHTEYSNRKYFEKMEKINLVVRDSCKQCVRYVFPEVRAISFSEVTKFAPKSTFYLDFNGKRFPEQFTGDVGLIVGPEGGFSSQEKEILQSRYIPVSLGDKVLRYETAALLGLGMLAYKLSKI; encoded by the coding sequence ATGCCAAACATTTTTTTTGGAAATACTAAATATGATATAATATATTTCGACAAACATGAAACAGAACATTTAAAAGTGCTTCGAATTAAATTAGATGATATAGTGGAATGTACAGATGGAAAAGGGAATTTGTATAAGGTGAAAATAAAAAAAATAGGTAAAAAGGAATCTTTTGGAGAAATAGTTGAGTCTAAATATGTAGGTAATAAAGTTAACATTAAATTAACTTTTTTTGCTCCAGCTGGTCGTTGGGAAAGGTTAAGATGGTTGCTGGAAAAATCTGTAGAATTGGGAGTGGATAAAATTTATATAATGCATACGGAATATTCTAATAGAAAATATTTTGAAAAAATGGAAAAAATCAATCTGGTTGTAAGGGACAGTTGTAAACAGTGTGTAAGGTATGTTTTTCCTGAAGTTCGTGCGATAAGTTTTTCTGAAGTAACAAAGTTTGCTCCGAAATCTACTTTTTATCTGGATTTTAATGGAAAGCGATTTCCAGAACAATTCACAGGTGATGTTGGTTTAATAGTTGGACCTGAAGGTGGATTTTCTTCTCAGGAAAAGGAAATTTTGCAATCCAGGTATATTCCAGTCTCACTTGGAGATAAAGTGTTAAGATACGAAACGGCAGCCCTTCTCGGCCTTGGGATGTTGGCATATAAACTTTCGAAAATTTGA
- a CDS encoding Asp23/Gls24 family envelope stress response protein, with translation MKMQTEFGELDITLNAIRKLVYFAILETYGPVNISSDSWFSKLVSSEEGRVKIQEDEFGHIKVDAFVELEYGTKISEVGRNIIENVKHKLKTLAGCDNVEVNVHVIDVK, from the coding sequence ATGAAAATGCAAACAGAATTTGGTGAACTTGATATTACTCTAAATGCTATAAGAAAATTGGTATATTTTGCCATTTTAGAAACTTATGGACCTGTGAATATTTCTTCAGATAGCTGGTTCTCAAAATTGGTTAGTAGTGAAGAGGGAAGGGTAAAAATTCAAGAAGATGAGTTTGGACATATAAAAGTTGACGCTTTTGTCGAACTTGAGTATGGAACAAAAATTTCAGAAGTTGGAAGGAATATTATTGAAAATGTAAAACACAAACTTAAGACACTCGCAGGTTGCGATAATGTTGAAGTTAATGTCCATGTAATAGATGTAAAATAA
- a CDS encoding peptidyl-prolyl cis-trans isomerase has translation MKKFFMVVFLIGILSTTIFAVDTSSKTATTTTSNATTVVALVNGEPITLDILNSEANIQNLLISINQVNETFFNVLTNTQEGINLIMRYKRAVLDNMVQKLLIVQFAQKYNLRPSDIEVTNLVNKQVKEYLTSQGIDEQTFDSYLKYANMGSLEDFKKRLYFNTLVNLSLKNLYDFVAKNATVTNEEIKIYYENNITRFSTPAQYDLYLLNFNSNIEANAAKQKLLSGESFENIAGNYGINNPLLEKIEDGNKLIPEKIWNYIRNSLPGSILGPIEADGKYYLIRLLNVIPAQTKKLEDVKNDIISIILNEKQSKIWAKFIDNEFSKFKQQSDIKIFYNIETKK, from the coding sequence ATGAAGAAATTTTTTATGGTAGTTTTTCTGATCGGAATTTTATCAACAACAATTTTCGCAGTGGATACTTCTTCAAAAACAGCTACCACTACAACCAGTAACGCCACAACAGTTGTAGCACTTGTTAATGGTGAACCTATAACATTAGATATCCTTAACTCCGAAGCAAATATTCAAAATCTCCTCATCAGCATAAATCAGGTCAATGAAACTTTTTTCAATGTTTTGACAAACACTCAAGAAGGCATTAATTTAATAATGCGATATAAAAGAGCCGTCCTTGATAATATGGTTCAAAAGCTGTTAATAGTTCAATTTGCTCAGAAATACAACTTAAGACCATCTGATATAGAAGTTACAAACCTTGTTAATAAGCAAGTTAAAGAATATTTAACTTCTCAGGGAATAGACGAACAAACATTTGATTCCTATTTAAAATATGCAAACATGGGCTCATTGGAAGACTTTAAAAAAAGACTCTATTTCAATACTTTAGTAAATCTCTCACTCAAAAATTTATACGATTTTGTGGCTAAAAACGCTACTGTTACAAACGAAGAAATAAAAATCTATTATGAAAACAATATAACGCGTTTTTCTACCCCTGCTCAATATGATTTATACTTACTAAACTTTAACAGCAACATTGAAGCAAATGCTGCAAAGCAAAAGCTCCTTTCCGGCGAATCTTTCGAAAATATTGCAGGGAATTATGGGATTAATAACCCACTTTTAGAAAAAATTGAAGACGGAAATAAACTCATCCCGGAAAAGATCTGGAATTACATCAGAAACTCACTTCCCGGTTCCATACTTGGACCCATCGAAGCTGATGGAAAATATTATTTAATTAGACTGTTAAATGTTATTCCAGCTCAAACAAAAAAATTAGAAGACGTGAAAAACGACATAATCAGTATTATATTGAATGAGAAGCAAAGTAAAATCTGGGCAAAATTTATAGACAATGAATTTTCGAAATTCAAACAGCAAAGTGATATTAAGATTTTTTATAACATCGAAACCAAGAAATAA
- the mtnA gene encoding S-methyl-5-thioribose-1-phosphate isomerase, translated as MKLKTMTLEWTGESLILIDQRKIPLEETYIECTNYKEVATAIKEMVVRGAPAIGATAAFGFVLGAREYINTSSSFEIFLEKMNEVKETLANTRPTAVNLFWALNRMEKTLKNYGYFEKILEVLENEAINIANEDITANKQMGAYGASLLKDGDTVLTHCNAGALATVDYGTALGVIRAAVEQGKKIKVFADETRPYLQGARLTAWELMKDGIEVTLISDNMAGWAMKLGKINAVIVGADRIAANGDVANKIGTYMVAVLAKRHGIPFYVAAPTSTIDLNTPTGKDIPIEERNHKEVTHCGGKRIAPENVNVFNPAFDVTDAELVTAIITEKGIVYPPYNENLKKLFEE; from the coding sequence TTGAAACTTAAAACTATGACTTTAGAATGGACTGGGGAATCTCTTATACTCATAGATCAACGAAAAATACCACTTGAAGAAACATATATAGAATGCACAAATTACAAGGAAGTAGCTACTGCTATTAAAGAAATGGTTGTTCGCGGAGCACCTGCAATAGGTGCAACTGCAGCTTTTGGATTCGTACTTGGAGCCAGAGAATACATTAATACCAGCAGTTCTTTCGAGATTTTTTTAGAAAAAATGAATGAAGTCAAAGAAACTTTAGCAAATACCAGACCAACTGCCGTTAATCTTTTCTGGGCATTAAATAGAATGGAAAAAACATTAAAAAATTATGGTTATTTTGAAAAAATATTAGAAGTATTAGAAAATGAAGCTATAAATATTGCTAATGAAGACATAACCGCAAACAAACAGATGGGTGCTTACGGAGCCAGCCTGTTAAAGGATGGTGATACTGTACTTACACATTGCAACGCTGGAGCATTAGCCACAGTAGATTACGGGACAGCACTTGGCGTAATAAGAGCCGCCGTTGAACAGGGGAAAAAAATAAAAGTTTTTGCTGATGAAACTCGACCTTACCTCCAGGGCGCCAGATTAACTGCGTGGGAACTTATGAAAGATGGTATAGAAGTAACTCTAATAAGTGATAATATGGCTGGATGGGCGATGAAGCTGGGGAAAATAAATGCAGTGATAGTAGGTGCTGACAGGATTGCCGCAAATGGTGATGTTGCAAATAAAATAGGTACGTACATGGTTGCGGTACTTGCAAAAAGACATGGAATTCCCTTCTATGTCGCAGCACCAACGAGTACTATAGATTTAAATACACCAACTGGAAAAGATATTCCTATAGAAGAAAGAAATCATAAAGAAGTCACTCACTGTGGTGGTAAAAGAATCGCCCCGGAAAATGTAAATGTTTTCAATCCAGCATTTGATGTAACAGATGCTGAATTAGTAACGGCAATTATAACGGAAAAAGGAATTGTTTATCCTCCATATAATGAAAATTTAAAAAAGCTTTTTGAGGAGTGA
- a CDS encoding DAK2 domain-containing protein codes for MKKLTPEKLMFCFMKGTENLLMHKDEINALNVFPVPDGDTGSNMSATMLEGCKYLESLETKDMSSILDAIKNGTLMGARGNSGVILSQIFRGFCDSLKGKKQISISEFSHAIKSAKEVAYGAVMKPVEGTILTAVRYLAENVELLNSQPDYESLFEKMVEILKKAVHDTPTMLKKLRDAGVVDAGAKGFYYIIEGFYKYIKGDTTIDLDIKTTAKPVEEIQMIPEDLTYQYCTELVVKSYGEVENNTVEEIRDFLHRIGNSVVFFVQDNIFKLHVHTNNPGNVIEKLITFGELVKVKIDNMKLQHEHFVSTDLKEELQKKKNGLVAVSPSEGISKIFTDFGVDSIVIGGQTMNPSTADIKIAVEAVNAENIYVFPNNSNIILAAQQVAKSIEDKNVHVIPTKNVQQCVAALIRYIPEEDSDILIKTFEEAIKEIITISITRAVRDAKLNGEKIKKNEYLVFLDNKLSSHNLDFKAALLKTFEKIGDISEREIITVFVGKDATPIENNILRKIIDEQYNHLELETYEGGQPHYPFLIMIE; via the coding sequence TTGAAAAAGCTTACACCCGAAAAGCTGATGTTTTGTTTTATGAAAGGGACAGAAAATCTTTTAATGCACAAAGATGAAATAAATGCATTAAATGTTTTCCCCGTACCCGATGGGGATACAGGTTCTAACATGTCAGCTACAATGCTGGAAGGATGTAAATATTTAGAATCACTTGAGACAAAAGATATGAGTTCCATATTAGATGCGATAAAAAATGGAACCCTTATGGGTGCCAGAGGAAACTCAGGAGTCATACTTTCGCAAATTTTCAGGGGCTTTTGCGACTCGTTAAAAGGAAAAAAACAGATTTCTATTTCAGAATTTTCGCATGCTATAAAATCTGCTAAAGAAGTTGCTTATGGAGCAGTTATGAAACCCGTAGAAGGGACAATTTTAACGGCAGTTAGGTACCTGGCTGAAAATGTTGAATTGTTAAACAGTCAACCTGATTATGAAAGTCTTTTTGAAAAAATGGTAGAAATTTTGAAAAAAGCTGTCCATGACACCCCAACTATGTTAAAAAAATTGCGAGATGCTGGAGTAGTAGATGCCGGAGCGAAAGGATTTTATTATATAATAGAAGGTTTTTATAAATACATAAAAGGGGATACAACTATCGACCTCGACATAAAAACTACAGCAAAACCTGTTGAAGAAATTCAGATGATACCTGAGGATCTTACCTATCAATATTGTACAGAACTTGTTGTAAAATCTTATGGAGAAGTCGAAAATAACACTGTAGAAGAAATCAGAGACTTTTTACACAGGATAGGAAATTCTGTTGTATTTTTTGTCCAGGATAATATCTTCAAACTTCATGTACATACGAATAACCCGGGAAATGTTATAGAAAAACTTATTACTTTTGGTGAACTTGTAAAAGTAAAAATAGACAATATGAAACTTCAACATGAGCATTTCGTTTCCACGGATTTAAAAGAGGAACTCCAGAAAAAGAAAAATGGATTAGTTGCAGTGTCTCCCAGTGAAGGAATATCAAAAATTTTCACAGACTTTGGAGTTGATTCCATAGTAATTGGTGGTCAAACAATGAATCCAAGTACAGCAGATATAAAAATAGCTGTTGAAGCAGTCAATGCTGAAAACATTTATGTATTTCCAAATAATTCAAATATCATACTTGCAGCTCAGCAGGTAGCAAAAAGTATAGAAGACAAAAATGTTCACGTAATACCAACAAAAAACGTTCAACAATGTGTCGCTGCACTGATAAGATATATTCCTGAGGAAGATAGTGATATACTTATAAAAACTTTTGAAGAAGCAATTAAAGAAATAATAACAATATCTATAACCCGCGCTGTTAGGGATGCAAAACTCAACGGAGAAAAAATCAAAAAGAACGAGTACCTGGTATTTCTCGACAACAAACTTTCAAGTCACAATCTTGATTTCAAAGCTGCTTTGCTAAAAACATTCGAAAAGATTGGAGACATATCAGAGCGTGAAATTATAACAGTATTTGTCGGAAAAGACGCTACTCCAATAGAAAACAATATATTAAGAAAGATTATTGATGAACAATACAATCACTTAGAACTTGAAACATACGAAGGCGGACAACCTCATTATCCTTTTCTTATAATGATAGAATGA
- the dxs gene encoding 1-deoxy-D-xylulose-5-phosphate synthase: MDYIKKIREMNYKDLNKFAQQIREYIIDVISRNGGHLASNLGVVELTIALYRVFNPFEDYIIWDTGHQTYTHKLLTGRWELFPSIRKFGGISGYTNIAESQADRFGAGHVGTSIAAALGIEQALRKENKKVNVVVVIGDGAFTSGEALEALNQIKSLNSKIKIIVNSNSMSISKNVGGLSHFLDNLRTSKVYLDIKNIMKRNISEPLEDELKRIRDAIKVTFSGDDFFEALGLKHLGPLNGHNIQEMEKVFTRVKDYDYPTVITVNTIKGKGYNSSEDDPESFHSASKFDISSGTFLSKSGFISYSEAFGNILVKLAEKDEHIIAITAAMKTGTGLSLFAQKFPDRFFDLGITEQSCVTFAGGLAISGFKPVFAVYSTFLQRGFDQLIHDIALQNLPVIFAIDRAGVVGEDGPTHHGLFDIAYLKMIPNIRILAPMNIQDLVNTIYTVFKFPIDAPIAIRYPRDSEFGDFKKIYDKIQLVELYKWEILRTGKNVAIISTGTITQEAVKAAQKNNWTVVFARSIKPVDINTIKWVLNNHNYVFTLEEGTTYGGFGESVARYGKVTILGIEDIFPTHGSRRELLKFLKLDKDGIETKIFESIERGQYYENANRIW, from the coding sequence ATGGATTATATTAAAAAAATCCGTGAAATGAATTATAAAGATTTGAATAAATTTGCTCAGCAGATTCGAGAATATATCATAGATGTGATTTCCAGGAATGGCGGTCATCTTGCATCAAATTTAGGTGTTGTAGAGCTTACAATAGCTCTTTATAGAGTTTTTAACCCATTTGAAGATTACATAATATGGGATACCGGTCACCAGACATATACCCATAAATTGTTAACCGGTCGATGGGAGCTGTTCCCTTCCATTAGAAAGTTTGGAGGAATCAGTGGATACACAAATATAGCAGAGTCCCAGGCTGATAGGTTTGGGGCTGGCCATGTAGGAACATCAATAGCGGCAGCCTTAGGAATTGAACAAGCTTTGAGAAAAGAAAATAAAAAAGTAAATGTTGTTGTAGTGATAGGAGACGGAGCCTTCACTTCCGGCGAAGCTCTTGAAGCTTTAAATCAAATAAAATCTTTAAATTCAAAGATAAAAATAATTGTAAATAGTAACTCAATGTCTATATCAAAAAACGTTGGGGGACTTTCTCATTTTCTCGATAACCTGAGAACAAGTAAAGTTTACCTTGATATAAAAAATATTATGAAACGGAATATCAGTGAACCGTTAGAGGATGAATTAAAAAGGATAAGAGACGCAATAAAAGTTACGTTTTCCGGTGACGACTTTTTTGAAGCTCTTGGTTTAAAACACCTTGGGCCTTTAAATGGACATAACATTCAGGAAATGGAAAAAGTGTTCACACGAGTCAAAGATTATGATTATCCCACAGTTATAACAGTTAACACTATAAAAGGGAAGGGATACAATTCATCGGAAGATGATCCCGAATCCTTTCACAGTGCCAGCAAATTTGATATTTCTTCTGGAACATTTTTAAGTAAAAGTGGTTTCATATCATATAGTGAAGCTTTTGGAAATATTCTTGTTAAACTTGCTGAAAAAGACGAACATATAATTGCTATAACAGCTGCAATGAAAACAGGTACTGGATTATCTTTGTTTGCTCAAAAATTTCCTGACAGATTTTTTGATCTGGGAATAACTGAACAATCGTGTGTAACTTTCGCTGGAGGTCTGGCTATTTCCGGATTTAAACCTGTCTTTGCGGTATATTCAACATTTTTGCAAAGAGGTTTTGATCAACTAATACACGATATTGCTTTGCAAAACCTTCCTGTAATATTTGCAATAGATAGAGCAGGCGTAGTCGGTGAAGATGGACCAACTCACCACGGACTATTTGATATTGCTTACTTAAAAATGATACCAAATATTCGAATACTGGCCCCCATGAATATTCAGGATTTAGTTAACACAATTTATACCGTGTTCAAATTTCCAATAGACGCTCCTATAGCTATAAGATATCCCCGAGATTCAGAATTTGGAGACTTTAAAAAGATTTATGATAAAATACAACTTGTAGAACTTTATAAATGGGAGATCCTAAGAACAGGAAAAAATGTAGCTATAATCTCAACCGGGACAATTACCCAAGAAGCAGTTAAAGCTGCTCAAAAAAATAATTGGACTGTAGTTTTTGCTCGTTCCATTAAGCCTGTAGATATTAACACAATAAAATGGGTTTTAAATAACCATAATTATGTTTTTACCCTTGAAGAAGGTACAACCTATGGAGGATTTGGTGAAAGCGTGGCGCGATACGGAAAAGTTACAATCCTGGGTATAGAGGATATTTTTCCGACTCATGGAAGCAGGAGAGAACTTTTGAAATTTTTAAAACTCGATAAAGATGGCATAGAAACTAAAATATTTGAATCTATTGAAAGGGGGCAATATTATGAAAATGCAAACAGAATTTGGTGA